In one window of Chloroflexota bacterium DNA:
- a CDS encoding PTS sugar transporter subunit IIB encodes MDKIKVLMFCAMGASSSLLAARTEEAAKAKGTDLEMILLSAAEVAVYDFANKPVDVVLIAPQVRFKKRSITQAAAPLGIPVEDIESVTYGMMDGEKLFEQIMNALQRKQQA; translated from the coding sequence ATGGACAAAATCAAGGTTCTCATGTTCTGTGCCATGGGCGCGTCATCCAGCCTTTTGGCAGCTCGTACCGAGGAAGCCGCTAAGGCCAAGGGGACTGATTTGGAGATGATACTGCTCTCCGCTGCCGAGGTAGCAGTCTATGACTTCGCAAACAAGCCTGTGGACGTGGTCCTCATCGCGCCACAGGTGCGCTTCAAAAAGCGCTCCATCACCCAAGCTGCAGCACCCCTTGGCATCCCTGTTGAAGACATCGAATCTGTGACCTATGGCATGATGGACGGGGAAAAGCTGTTCGAGCAAATCATGAACGCGCTACAACGGAAACAGCAAGCGTGA
- a CDS encoding PTS sugar transporter subunit IIB: MALYRVLLVCAAGMSSSLLEASTIEAAQRRGHQLEIHAIPVPEVTTYDFQSRMVDMVLVAPQVVYKRRAIAQMAEPLGIVVQSIDPITYGMVDGEKLFEQIWQAVKK, translated from the coding sequence ATGGCCTTATACAGGGTTCTGCTCGTGTGCGCAGCAGGGATGTCCTCCAGCCTATTGGAGGCAAGTACCATTGAAGCTGCTCAGCGACGCGGCCACCAATTAGAGATACACGCTATCCCTGTGCCAGAGGTAACCACCTATGATTTCCAGTCGCGTATGGTGGATATGGTATTGGTAGCTCCACAAGTAGTGTACAAGCGACGAGCCATTGCCCAGATGGCAGAACCGCTGGGCATTGTCGTCCAAAGCATTGACCCAATCACGTATGGCATGGTGGATGGGGAAAAGCTGTTCGAGCAAATCTGGCAAGCCGTGAAGAAATGA